A region of uncultured Anaeromusa sp. DNA encodes the following proteins:
- a CDS encoding IS256 family transposase, protein MAYQNSTVPFEKMLMKFVLDEEPMLSMLKWLCERLMEAEVEGKLGAEKSERSEDRQGYRSGYRVRRFDTRMGTMYLMVPKIRNGGYIPFFVEAKKRSEAALMSVIQEAYVNGISTRKMDRLTKTLGIESISRGQVSVLTKELNEQVEAFRQRKLEATYPVLWVDALYERIRDNRAVKNMAVLVVTGINTEGKRDILAVEPMYEESAATYTKLFDNLKERGIEKVWLVVSDAHKGLVKAARESFVGCSWQRCKVHFMRNILGCVSSRDKKFFAEKLKQIWLQPDYDSAKKYADGLMNEYEGKYPQAIATLEEGLEDSLQFFNFRQIDARKIASTNLLERLNREIRRRTKVVGIFPSMDSYIRLVTSYLIEYSEDWSSGRSYINPMLINEIQQQLSKSA, encoded by the coding sequence ATGGCTTACCAAAATTCTACCGTACCTTTCGAAAAAATGCTAATGAAATTTGTGTTGGACGAAGAACCCATGTTATCGATGCTCAAATGGCTCTGTGAACGGCTTATGGAAGCCGAAGTAGAAGGAAAGCTTGGCGCTGAAAAATCTGAGCGTAGTGAAGACCGCCAAGGATACCGCTCCGGTTATCGGGTTCGCCGCTTCGACACACGAATGGGGACGATGTATTTAATGGTGCCCAAGATTAGAAATGGCGGCTATATCCCCTTCTTTGTAGAAGCCAAGAAGCGTTCGGAAGCCGCTTTAATGAGCGTAATCCAAGAAGCATACGTCAATGGCATTTCAACGCGAAAGATGGATAGGCTGACCAAAACCTTGGGGATTGAGTCTATCTCGCGGGGGCAGGTGTCAGTCCTTACTAAAGAACTAAACGAGCAGGTGGAGGCATTTCGGCAGCGCAAGCTGGAAGCCACGTATCCAGTTCTTTGGGTCGATGCTCTTTACGAGCGGATCCGCGATAATCGCGCAGTTAAAAACATGGCTGTCTTGGTAGTAACAGGCATCAATACAGAAGGCAAGCGTGACATTTTGGCTGTCGAACCGATGTATGAAGAGTCAGCTGCTACTTATACCAAGCTATTTGATAACCTTAAAGAACGTGGTATAGAGAAAGTTTGGCTGGTTGTCTCCGACGCTCATAAAGGCTTAGTCAAAGCGGCTCGCGAGTCCTTTGTCGGCTGCTCCTGGCAACGCTGCAAGGTTCATTTTATGCGTAATATTTTAGGGTGTGTTTCCAGTAGAGATAAGAAATTCTTTGCAGAAAAGCTGAAACAGATTTGGCTCCAACCAGACTATGACAGCGCTAAAAAATATGCCGATGGGCTCATGAACGAGTATGAAGGAAAATATCCGCAAGCCATTGCCACTTTGGAAGAAGGGTTGGAAGACTCCCTTCAATTCTTCAATTTCCGGCAAATTGACGCTCGCAAAATTGCATCCACCAATCTTCTGGAACGGCTAAACAGGGAAATACGCCGTCGCACTAAAGTTGTAGGCATTTTCCCAAGTATGGATTCCTACATTCGCCTAGTGACCAGCTATCTTATCGAATATAGTGAGGACTGGTCTAGCGGGCGTTCTTATATAAATCCTATGCTTATCAACGAAATTCAACAACAGTTGAGCAAGAGCGCTTAG
- a CDS encoding tetratricopeptide repeat protein, protein MFRIVLVLCFIFNVLLCFSVANAQVVENTKFGVSLVAPDSWKVIYGHGEGKGTLLFRAFDNEKSGRIIVSAMPPFPVAISNADYSVILQMFIQQFYSKCPDAKVEVAKKDTIANQDAYMAVFSYLRKDGGRDVMLKAAFWINDTMMDISAVSKEEDSSREMKNFLDMVKSIKLNQLAGLEWAKQGYTYKQSGNYEKAREAFSMASKLQTKNYDNYYELAYASAEVGDYAQAVNAISKAIDLKPKTAFYYFERSYSHYKLKNAEAALADANQALQLDPKNGIFYSCRGNAYALLKKYPEAIADFNKCLELNGDPEFTQFNLGQAYELAGDKEKALYNYKIASGISKLLEQHKMKVQARINGDWDSYKEWI, encoded by the coding sequence ATGTTTAGAATAGTGTTAGTGCTTTGCTTTATATTTAATGTTTTGCTATGCTTTTCGGTAGCAAATGCTCAAGTAGTTGAAAATACTAAATTTGGAGTTTCCCTTGTTGCTCCAGACTCATGGAAAGTTATATATGGACATGGAGAAGGAAAAGGGACATTGTTATTCAGAGCTTTTGATAACGAGAAATCTGGTAGGATTATTGTTAGTGCCATGCCTCCGTTTCCTGTTGCCATTAGCAATGCTGATTATAGTGTGATATTGCAAATGTTTATTCAGCAATTTTATTCGAAGTGTCCCGATGCAAAAGTAGAAGTAGCAAAAAAAGATACAATAGCCAATCAAGATGCATATATGGCAGTCTTTTCTTATCTTCGCAAGGATGGCGGTAGAGATGTTATGCTGAAAGCTGCTTTTTGGATCAATGATACGATGATGGATATAAGCGCAGTGTCTAAGGAGGAAGACTCCTCGCGAGAAATGAAGAACTTTTTAGACATGGTAAAATCAATAAAATTGAACCAATTGGCAGGGCTTGAGTGGGCCAAACAAGGCTATACATATAAACAAAGCGGAAATTATGAGAAGGCCCGTGAAGCTTTTTCTATGGCCTCGAAACTTCAAACAAAAAATTACGATAATTATTATGAGCTGGCTTATGCTAGCGCGGAAGTCGGTGACTATGCCCAGGCGGTGAATGCAATTTCCAAAGCGATAGATCTTAAGCCCAAAACTGCATTTTATTACTTTGAGCGTTCTTATTCGCATTACAAATTAAAGAACGCAGAAGCGGCTTTGGCCGATGCTAACCAGGCGCTTCAATTAGATCCTAAAAATGGTATCTTCTATTCGTGCCGTGGGAACGCGTATGCCTTGCTGAAAAAATATCCAGAAGCAATCGCTGACTTTAATAAATGTTTAGAACTCAACGGTGATCCGGAGTTTACTCAGTTTAATCTTGGGCAGGCATACGAATTAGCAGGTGATAAAGAGAAAGCCTTGTATAATTACAAAATTGCTTCTGGAATTTCTAAACTGCTGGAGCAGCATAAGATGAAGGTTCAAGCACGTATAAATGGTGATTGGGACAGTTATAAAGAGTGGATATGA
- a CDS encoding polysaccharide deacetylase family protein — protein sequence MLSRRRFLRLCATTLAATAGCSLLFQSHSSIGVADRIIPILLYHRVGHTNDDLTITPNRLGRDLRTLKELQYTSISLEQFEQFLFNQKIELPENPLLITFDDGYLDNYENAFPILQKNDMLGSFFIITGMLPNSDRMKPAQLREMSAHGMSFGSHTVTHKALVELTEEERRMELSYSKIALEDILGKSVNSISYPKGSYDDNTIQIAQSYGYSEGFTVKQGLCSQISASFHLTRIPVFGFDPEIREVLDKRHIPKAGV from the coding sequence ATGCTTTCGCGCCGCCGGTTTCTTCGTCTTTGCGCCACTACGCTGGCCGCTACAGCAGGCTGCAGCCTGCTCTTTCAGTCTCACAGCAGCATTGGAGTTGCTGACCGTATCATCCCGATCTTGCTCTATCATCGCGTCGGCCATACCAATGACGATCTAACCATCACTCCCAACCGGCTTGGCCGCGATTTGCGCACGCTAAAAGAGCTGCAGTATACTTCTATTTCTTTGGAGCAATTTGAGCAGTTTTTATTTAACCAAAAAATTGAACTGCCGGAAAATCCATTGCTCATTACTTTTGACGATGGCTATTTAGATAACTACGAAAATGCGTTTCCGATTCTGCAAAAAAATGATATGCTTGGTTCTTTCTTCATTATTACCGGCATGCTTCCCAACTCCGACCGCATGAAGCCGGCTCAACTCCGCGAAATGTCGGCTCACGGCATGTCCTTTGGCTCTCATACAGTCACCCATAAAGCCCTGGTAGAATTGACGGAAGAAGAACGACGCATGGAATTGAGCTACTCTAAAATCGCCTTGGAGGATATTCTAGGAAAATCGGTCAATTCGATCTCCTACCCCAAAGGCAGTTATGATGATAATACCATTCAGATAGCCCAATCTTACGGTTACAGCGAAGGCTTTACTGTAAAGCAGGGACTTTGTTCGCAGATTTCCGCCAGCTTTCACTTGACTCGCATCCCTGTCTTCGGTTTTGATCCGGAGATTCGCGAAGTGCTGGACAAACGGCACATTCCCAAAGCCGGGGTCTAG
- a CDS encoding magnesium transporter CorA family protein, whose amino-acid sequence MLKVYKSVCETCAQLQELTVDTAEKGTWFNLINPTPSELEIVAEATHVPMDFLKAALDEEERSRTEIEDNCILVITNIPVVRGKDMYDTLPLGMIVTKDYVITVCLENNDVLSEFNPNNARLFSTFKKTRFIFQLLYRSATLYLRYLQHISRRTNDIEKQLRKSMKNKELFQLLELQKGLTYFAASLKSNGVVLEKLLRLRSSTHLQTFIKLYEEDEDLLEDVIIENKQAIEMVEMYSNILNGMMDTFASIISNNLNIVMKFLASMTIILAIPTMISSFFGMNVAGLPLAEHEQGFVIISCIAGFMTVLAAALLWRRGMFTL is encoded by the coding sequence GTGTTAAAAGTATATAAAAGCGTATGCGAAACCTGTGCACAGCTGCAAGAGCTGACCGTAGATACGGCGGAAAAAGGAACTTGGTTTAATTTAATCAATCCGACACCGTCGGAACTGGAGATTGTTGCGGAAGCTACGCATGTACCGATGGATTTTCTTAAAGCGGCGTTGGACGAAGAAGAACGTTCCCGTACGGAAATCGAAGATAACTGCATTTTGGTTATTACGAACATACCGGTGGTACGAGGCAAAGACATGTACGATACGCTGCCGCTGGGCATGATTGTGACCAAGGACTATGTTATAACCGTTTGTCTGGAGAATAATGACGTATTGTCAGAGTTTAATCCGAATAATGCCAGACTGTTTAGTACCTTTAAAAAGACACGTTTTATTTTCCAACTGTTGTATCGTTCAGCGACTTTGTATTTGCGCTATTTGCAGCACATCAGCCGCAGAACGAACGACATTGAAAAGCAGCTACGCAAGTCCATGAAAAACAAAGAACTCTTTCAACTATTGGAGTTGCAAAAAGGTCTTACTTACTTTGCCGCTTCTCTGAAGTCCAATGGCGTAGTGTTGGAAAAACTGCTGCGCCTGCGTTCCAGCACTCATTTGCAGACCTTCATCAAACTCTATGAAGAAGATGAAGATCTGCTGGAAGATGTTATTATTGAGAACAAGCAGGCTATTGAGATGGTGGAGATGTACAGCAACATCTTGAATGGCATGATGGATACCTTTGCTTCGATTATCTCAAACAATCTCAACATCGTAATGAAGTTTTTGGCATCCATGACGATTATTCTAGCCATTCCCACCATGATTTCCAGCTTCTTCGGCATGAATGTCGCCGGTTTGCCGCTGGCGGAGCATGAACAAGGCTTTGTGATTATTTCCTGCATTGCCGGATTTATGACGGTATTGGCGGCGGCCCTTCTTTGGCGGCGCGGCATGTTTACCTTGTAA
- a CDS encoding DASS family sodium-coupled anion symporter: MVQEKTLPSDETGEKIREAEACFDRRRKNVGLFLGPALGLLIYVLPLNGLPAEAHRLLAIIAFIATWWITEPVPIPVSALLGPVLAILFGVISPAKAFAPFANPLIFLFMGSFMLATAMMSHGLDKRFAYAILSMKWVGSSPTRILLALGLVTTLCSGWVSNTATAAMMMPIAMGLLLAIKDMHAAAGNGELDLHQYKFATGLMLMAGYASSVGGVLTPVGTPPNLIMIGLLEQLGAVKVSFFEWMIWGSAAMVAYFIIMFVVIKTMFPADVDRIEGAEEMIREQRSKLGPWRAGEINAVIAFAVAVTLWVLPGFLAMALGAGHPLLKTYNAYLSEAVVAMLAGLLLFLLPTDWRKREFTLTWPEAVKGIDWGTLVLFGGGLSLGSMMYTTGLSQWIGAIIVEATGAHSQLALVTTFAVFSLLMSELTSHTAATNMVGPLGITVAMSAGLSPVPVAVAIALASSLGFMLPVSTPPNAIVYASGFIPITKMIKAGFILDVIGIFFITIPIVLYVVQWVGY; encoded by the coding sequence ATGGTGCAGGAAAAAACGTTGCCTAGCGACGAAACGGGGGAGAAAATTCGCGAAGCCGAGGCTTGTTTTGACCGGCGCAGAAAAAACGTAGGTCTTTTTTTAGGACCAGCGTTGGGGCTCTTGATTTACGTGTTGCCTTTGAACGGGCTTCCGGCTGAGGCCCACCGGTTGTTGGCGATTATTGCTTTTATTGCTACCTGGTGGATTACAGAGCCAGTTCCCATTCCCGTAAGTGCTCTTTTGGGACCAGTATTGGCGATTTTGTTTGGCGTGATCTCCCCAGCTAAGGCGTTCGCACCGTTTGCCAATCCTTTGATTTTCTTGTTTATGGGGAGTTTTATGCTGGCGACAGCAATGATGAGCCACGGTCTGGATAAACGTTTTGCCTATGCTATTTTGTCTATGAAATGGGTTGGCTCCAGTCCAACGCGCATTTTGCTGGCCTTGGGGCTTGTAACCACGTTATGTTCCGGCTGGGTGAGCAATACGGCAACCGCAGCCATGATGATGCCCATTGCGATGGGGCTATTGCTGGCGATTAAAGATATGCATGCGGCGGCTGGTAATGGTGAGTTGGATTTACATCAATATAAATTTGCTACTGGTCTGATGTTGATGGCTGGCTATGCTTCCTCGGTAGGCGGGGTGCTGACCCCCGTAGGAACGCCGCCAAATCTAATTATGATTGGGCTCTTGGAGCAGCTAGGCGCGGTAAAGGTGTCTTTTTTTGAATGGATGATCTGGGGTAGTGCGGCGATGGTTGCTTATTTTATTATTATGTTCGTTGTGATTAAGACGATGTTTCCTGCTGATGTTGATCGTATTGAGGGCGCCGAAGAGATGATCCGTGAACAGCGGTCCAAGCTGGGGCCTTGGAGGGCGGGAGAAATCAATGCGGTTATTGCCTTTGCCGTGGCAGTGACGCTGTGGGTGCTTCCTGGCTTTTTGGCGATGGCGTTGGGTGCAGGGCATCCGCTGTTGAAAACGTATAATGCGTATTTGTCCGAAGCGGTTGTAGCTATGCTGGCCGGATTACTGCTGTTTTTGCTGCCTACGGATTGGCGCAAACGAGAATTCACGTTGACTTGGCCAGAGGCGGTCAAGGGAATCGACTGGGGGACGCTGGTGCTCTTTGGCGGCGGCCTATCGCTGGGGAGTATGATGTACACGACCGGTCTTTCTCAGTGGATTGGCGCGATCATTGTAGAGGCCACAGGGGCTCATTCGCAGCTGGCGCTGGTGACGACCTTCGCAGTATTCTCCTTGCTCATGTCGGAGCTGACTTCTCATACGGCGGCTACCAATATGGTAGGCCCTTTGGGGATTACTGTAGCTATGTCTGCAGGCCTTAGCCCAGTGCCGGTAGCGGTTGCAATCGCGCTGGCATCTTCCCTAGGATTTATGCTTCCTGTTTCGACTCCTCCTAATGCCATTGTTTATGCCAGCGGCTTTATTCCTATTACCAAAATGATTAAAGCGGGCTTTATTTTGGATGTTATCGGTATTTTTTTCATTACGATTCCTATTGTGTTGTACGTAGTACAATGGGTAGGCTACTAA
- a CDS encoding pilus assembly protein TadG-related protein, with translation MGKFIFSNQKGQAVILTSAVCLLLLVMLALVVDMGNLYLQKTKMQTAVDAAALAGAQSLPGSTSKAQAAANQYLLNNGVTTVATITFAESNSKIIVTVSQNVPTYFLRVMGTKTVAVGATATALNSGGGGGGVFSYGVFSGSSTSTLIFNGEQTIDGSVRANAGIILNGRPAVTGSVEAVGSIIKNGDVSVGSTTSGVSALTMPDFSTSIKADAQAAGRVYNGNQTWGNSGGYTFAGPTYVNGSVTLNGTTTIGSTGALMAKGSITINGNTYTADGSQQMSLYSTNGDITLNGAAGPIQGAIYAPNGTVILNGILTVNGSIVAKEIVMNGITVVNRRNNPITSLPVGGSIKLVK, from the coding sequence ATGGGAAAGTTCATTTTTAGCAACCAAAAAGGCCAGGCGGTTATTTTGACAAGCGCCGTGTGTTTGCTGCTGCTGGTCATGCTGGCACTGGTCGTCGATATGGGGAATTTGTATCTGCAGAAGACCAAAATGCAGACGGCGGTGGATGCAGCGGCTTTGGCCGGGGCGCAGTCGCTGCCAGGTAGCACATCTAAGGCGCAGGCTGCGGCTAATCAGTATCTGCTTAATAATGGCGTCACTACGGTAGCAACGATTACGTTTGCTGAGTCAAATTCCAAAATTATAGTGACGGTTAGCCAGAATGTACCGACTTATTTTCTGCGCGTGATGGGGACGAAGACAGTAGCAGTGGGAGCAACGGCTACTGCGCTGAATTCTGGGGGTGGTGGAGGCGGTGTGTTCTCTTATGGGGTTTTTTCGGGCAGCTCTACAAGTACGTTGATTTTTAACGGTGAGCAAACGATAGATGGATCTGTTCGCGCTAATGCCGGTATTATCTTAAATGGACGTCCTGCGGTTACCGGCAGTGTCGAAGCAGTAGGGAGCATCATTAAAAATGGAGACGTGAGTGTTGGCTCTACGACTTCCGGCGTTTCAGCCCTTACTATGCCTGATTTTTCTACTTCTATAAAGGCGGATGCTCAGGCTGCGGGGCGGGTATATAACGGGAATCAAACTTGGGGGAATTCGGGAGGATACACGTTTGCCGGGCCGACGTATGTGAATGGTTCGGTTACCTTAAATGGGACGACTACTATTGGCTCGACAGGGGCGCTGATGGCCAAAGGATCGATTACGATTAATGGCAATACATATACTGCGGATGGGAGCCAGCAAATGAGTTTGTATTCTACGAACGGGGATATAACGCTCAATGGTGCGGCTGGGCCTATTCAAGGAGCGATATATGCGCCAAATGGAACAGTTATACTTAACGGAATCTTAACGGTCAACGGCAGTATTGTTGCCAAAGAAATTGTCATGAATGGCATTACTGTTGTGAATCGGCGCAACAATCCCATTACATCCTTGCCTGTAGGAGGGAGTATTAAGCTTGTAAAATAA
- a CDS encoding NAD(P)/FAD-dependent oxidoreductase yields MEKKTACIIGAGPAGLTAALELLEQTDIKPVILEATDAIGGLSRTVHYKGNCIDIGGHRFFSKSERVMNFWLKLLPLAKEDTPRGQERLMLKRKRLSRILFLRKLFSYPLSLDGLLLRQLGLRRTVAIAGSYLLSRLRPRRPEASLEDFFINHFGKVLYQLFFKDYTYKVWGVPCAELPSSWGAQRVKGVSVRTVLSHALKRKFRAAGEQRHMEVSLIEWFLYPQYGPGQLWEAAAEEVSQRGGIIYKEARVVAVEQKDQSITGVVVEDSSGRRKRISCDYLLSSMPVKELIQSLQGDVVPPKVARTAEGLVYRDFITVGMLIPKEKCRSLADNWIYIQEKDVMVGRIQIFNNWSPALVADPAMMWLGLEYFCNEGDVLWQKPDEAMTALAGRELVQLGFIPDVAAVSDAVVMRMPKAYPAYLGSYEEFHHIRDYVDTIRNLFLIGRNGMHRYNNMDHSMLTAIAAVENIAAGRETKDAVWAVNTEAVYHEETKS; encoded by the coding sequence ATGGAGAAAAAAACAGCATGTATCATTGGCGCAGGTCCTGCGGGTCTGACTGCTGCGTTGGAGCTTTTAGAGCAAACAGACATTAAACCTGTAATTTTGGAAGCTACAGATGCTATTGGGGGCTTGTCCCGGACGGTTCACTACAAAGGAAACTGCATTGATATCGGTGGGCATCGCTTTTTTTCAAAATCAGAGCGGGTGATGAATTTTTGGTTGAAGTTGCTCCCTCTGGCCAAGGAGGACACTCCAAGGGGACAAGAACGGTTGATGTTGAAGCGAAAACGTTTGTCGCGCATTTTGTTTTTGCGGAAGCTATTTTCCTATCCCCTGTCGTTGGACGGGCTGCTCCTGCGTCAACTGGGGCTGCGACGGACGGTGGCCATTGCCGGTAGTTACCTGCTCAGCCGCTTGCGGCCGCGGCGGCCGGAAGCATCGCTGGAGGATTTTTTTATCAATCATTTTGGGAAAGTGCTCTATCAACTTTTTTTTAAAGATTATACATATAAGGTCTGGGGGGTTCCCTGTGCTGAACTGCCAAGTTCCTGGGGCGCACAGAGAGTAAAGGGCGTGTCGGTGCGGACGGTTCTGAGTCATGCCCTGAAGAGGAAATTTCGGGCTGCTGGTGAGCAGCGTCATATGGAAGTGAGTTTGATTGAGTGGTTTTTATACCCCCAATACGGCCCTGGTCAATTGTGGGAGGCGGCTGCCGAAGAAGTGAGCCAGCGGGGTGGCATTATTTACAAAGAAGCCAGAGTCGTTGCGGTGGAACAGAAAGACCAGTCTATTACCGGCGTTGTTGTTGAGGACAGCAGCGGACGGCGCAAAAGAATTTCCTGCGATTACTTGCTTTCCTCTATGCCGGTAAAGGAGCTCATTCAATCGCTGCAGGGAGATGTGGTGCCGCCGAAAGTCGCTCGCACAGCAGAGGGTCTTGTTTATCGAGATTTTATAACCGTGGGAATGCTGATTCCGAAGGAAAAATGCCGCTCCTTGGCAGACAACTGGATTTATATTCAGGAAAAAGACGTTATGGTAGGGCGCATTCAAATTTTTAATAATTGGAGTCCTGCGTTAGTTGCGGATCCGGCCATGATGTGGCTAGGATTGGAGTATTTTTGCAACGAAGGCGATGTGCTGTGGCAAAAACCGGATGAGGCAATGACTGCCTTAGCAGGTCGGGAGCTGGTGCAGCTGGGATTTATTCCGGACGTAGCGGCGGTCAGCGACGCGGTTGTTATGCGCATGCCGAAGGCATATCCGGCCTATCTTGGATCTTATGAGGAATTTCACCATATTCGTGATTATGTAGATACCATTCGTAATTTGTTTCTTATTGGCCGCAACGGGATGCACCGCTACAACAATATGGATCATTCCATGTTGACAGCTATCGCTGCGGTGGAAAACATTGCCGCTGGACGAGAGACTAAGGATGCTGTTTGGGCGGTCAATACAGAAGCGGTTTATCACGAAGAAACAAAGAGTTAG
- a CDS encoding TadE/TadG family type IV pilus assembly protein has product MRKLRESLRNRKGQALVEMMLVLPFLLLIFSGVVDIGLVYQRNLMVNEAAREGARLAALGKDNSAILAAVQRYDSALMATTSVSGAKVTVTVKGTVDLNTPLIKKIFTPSPYPVQASATMLKE; this is encoded by the coding sequence ATGAGGAAGCTGAGGGAATCGTTGCGAAATCGCAAAGGGCAGGCTTTAGTGGAAATGATGCTGGTGCTGCCTTTTTTATTGCTCATTTTTTCCGGTGTCGTGGACATAGGGCTTGTTTACCAACGGAATTTGATGGTGAACGAAGCGGCCCGGGAGGGGGCGCGCTTGGCGGCGCTGGGTAAGGACAACAGCGCTATTTTGGCGGCGGTGCAGCGTTACGACTCAGCATTGATGGCGACGACCAGCGTTTCAGGCGCGAAGGTTACGGTGACTGTCAAGGGCACGGTGGATCTCAACACGCCGCTGATAAAGAAGATATTTACGCCCAGCCCGTATCCTGTCCAGGCTAGTGCGACGATGCTCAAGGAATGA
- a CDS encoding DUF192 domain-containing protein, with the protein MKAKKIWVEENAGEPRLLVASLRLADSFWSRLKGLLGTAALPERGGLLLRPCNCVHTCGMRYAIDVLFLDSDGRILKLVQELAPWRSAWCWQAAAVLELPAGTVQRQELQPGQQLRRSWS; encoded by the coding sequence ATGAAGGCGAAAAAAATTTGGGTGGAAGAAAACGCAGGGGAACCTAGGCTGCTTGTAGCATCGCTACGACTGGCAGATTCTTTCTGGTCGCGTCTAAAGGGACTGTTGGGGACGGCGGCCTTGCCCGAGAGAGGGGGGCTTTTGCTGCGCCCGTGCAATTGTGTACATACTTGCGGCATGCGCTATGCCATAGATGTGCTTTTTTTGGATTCAGACGGGCGCATTTTAAAACTCGTTCAGGAGCTGGCTCCTTGGCGCAGCGCCTGGTGTTGGCAGGCGGCTGCGGTTTTGGAGCTGCCTGCAGGGACCGTGCAGCGGCAGGAATTGCAGCCAGGCCAGCAATTGAGACGAAGCTGGTCCTAG
- a CDS encoding type II secretion system F family protein, producing MILVIAVLLFLVVLLLLSLFLFADSNRQHLEQRFRTAGIFSSRADYTNEEFAKPLHQRLFQPFFDSFGNLFKLLTPQALQLLLEDKLREAGQAQTVTVKSFLLRWGLVLLVITLGCLYLSWAEMQLSLEETLGNLVLALLIGVLLPCMTLRRQIAARKEGIERQLSDVMDLLLVSVQAGTSFDGAVSRVVKQMQGPLVAELQTLLQEMRLGMSRQEALRTLGERCRVLDVSLLVSTLIQADRLGVSISQFLEVQAQLLRKKRLLRAREAAMKAPVKLVFPLVFFLLPVIFMALLAPIAVKLKGGF from the coding sequence ATGATATTGGTGATAGCCGTTTTGCTGTTTCTAGTTGTTTTGTTGTTGCTAAGTTTGTTTCTTTTTGCCGATAGCAACAGGCAGCATCTAGAGCAGCGTTTCAGGACGGCAGGGATTTTTTCCTCTCGGGCGGACTATACAAATGAAGAGTTTGCTAAGCCGCTGCACCAGCGATTGTTTCAACCTTTTTTCGACTCTTTTGGCAATCTGTTCAAGTTGTTGACTCCCCAGGCCTTGCAGCTGCTGCTGGAGGATAAGCTGAGGGAAGCCGGGCAGGCGCAGACGGTTACAGTCAAGTCTTTTTTGCTGCGCTGGGGCTTAGTGCTTCTGGTGATTACGCTAGGTTGCTTGTACCTGAGCTGGGCAGAGATGCAATTGAGCCTTGAGGAAACGCTGGGGAATTTGGTGTTAGCCTTGCTGATAGGCGTGCTTTTACCCTGTATGACATTGCGCCGGCAGATTGCCGCCCGTAAAGAAGGCATTGAGCGGCAGCTCTCGGATGTGATGGATTTATTGCTTGTAAGCGTACAAGCTGGTACGTCCTTTGACGGGGCTGTCAGCCGGGTGGTCAAGCAAATGCAGGGGCCCTTGGTTGCGGAGCTTCAGACCCTGCTGCAGGAAATGCGCCTGGGTATGTCACGTCAGGAAGCGCTACGCACCCTGGGGGAGCGTTGCCGGGTGCTCGATGTTTCGTTGCTTGTTTCCACCTTGATCCAGGCGGACCGCTTGGGGGTCAGTATTTCTCAGTTTCTTGAGGTGCAGGCGCAACTGCTGCGCAAAAAACGGCTGCTGCGGGCCCGAGAAGCGGCGATGAAGGCACCGGTTAAACTGGTTTTTCCTTTGGTTTTCTTTCTTCTGCCGGTGATCTTTATGGCTCTTTTAGCGCCGATTGCCGTAAAGCTCAAGGGAGGCTTTTAG